Proteins found in one Vagococcus carniphilus genomic segment:
- a CDS encoding restriction endonuclease subunit S: MRFTSVNWEQRKLGKLAKFSKGKGYTKGDLIKEGSPIILYGRLYTNFQTIITDVDTYVDAQENSILSEGREVVVPSSGETSEDIARAAVVDNEDIILGGDLNIIKPSEKIESTFLALTISNGEAKKELMKKAQGNSVVHLYNADLKEVKLFYPDFEEQTKIGNFFKQLDETITLQGKQLYILDKYRIILSLS; the protein is encoded by the coding sequence ATAAGATTCACGTCTGTCAATTGGGAACAGCGTAAGTTGGGAAAATTAGCTAAATTTTCAAAAGGAAAAGGATATACAAAAGGTGATCTTATTAAAGAAGGATCACCTATAATTCTTTACGGTAGATTGTATACAAATTTTCAAACAATAATAACAGATGTAGACACTTACGTAGATGCACAAGAAAATTCCATATTAAGTGAGGGTAGAGAAGTAGTAGTTCCATCGTCAGGTGAAACTTCTGAAGATATAGCTAGAGCCGCTGTTGTTGATAATGAAGATATCATTTTAGGTGGAGACTTGAATATTATTAAACCTTCTGAAAAAATAGAATCCACTTTTCTAGCTTTAACAATTTCAAATGGCGAAGCAAAAAAAGAATTAATGAAGAAAGCACAAGGTAATTCAGTGGTTCATTTGTATAACGCAGATTTAAAAGAAGTAAAATTATTCTATCCTGATTTTGAAGAACAAACTAAAATCGGTAACTTCTTCAAACAACTTGACGAAACTATTACTCTTCAAGGGAAACAGCTTTATATACTAGATAAATACCGCATTATTTTATCATTATCTTGA
- a CDS encoding HAD-IA family hydrolase, with the protein MRKIILFDLDGTLIESGEGIVKSLQYAIDKLKLPYQTDEALQVFIGPPLLEQFMSYFKISEEKGKKAVELYHDRYHTIGLFESKPYDGIDFLLKKLQEENYVLGVASSKPEYLVKEVLEHFDFTQYFEVIVGSGEGSLRNTKSAVIKEALSRLSADKSAGQVWMVGDKEHDVLGAREEEIPCISVLYGYGTKEELEAVKPLKIVNSTQDLLDYLLSL; encoded by the coding sequence ATGAGAAAAATTATTTTATTTGACTTAGATGGTACTTTGATAGAATCGGGAGAAGGGATTGTAAAGTCTTTGCAATACGCTATTGATAAGTTAAAGTTACCTTATCAAACAGATGAAGCTCTGCAAGTATTTATCGGGCCTCCTCTTTTAGAACAATTTATGTCTTACTTTAAAATATCCGAAGAAAAGGGAAAAAAAGCTGTTGAACTTTATCATGACAGATATCATACAATCGGTTTATTTGAATCAAAACCATATGATGGAATTGATTTTTTATTGAAAAAATTACAGGAAGAAAACTATGTTTTAGGAGTTGCTTCCTCAAAACCAGAATACCTTGTAAAAGAAGTGTTGGAGCATTTTGACTTCACTCAATATTTTGAAGTAATTGTGGGAAGTGGAGAGGGAAGTCTGAGAAATACTAAATCCGCCGTTATTAAGGAAGCACTAAGTCGATTGTCCGCTGATAAAAGTGCTGGCCAAGTATGGATGGTGGGTGACAAAGAACATGATGTCCTTGGTGCAAGAGAAGAAGAAATTCCTTGTATTTCTGTCTTATATGGTTATGGAACCAAAGAGGAATTAGAAGCTGTTAAACCACTTAAAATTGTAAATAGTACTCAAGATTTATTAGATTATTTATTGAGTTTATAA
- a CDS encoding site-specific integrase: MLSNEDVLFHEYFSEWIDLYKVGAVRDVTLAKYRMSLQHLKNIAPNVKVSEMDRRKYQKILNLYALTHEKQTTTDFHHQLKGAIVDAVDERLIQVDPTRKVVIKGRAPSKKKIKFVSQFDLQKLINHLDLTDEINFDWLILLIAKTGLRFSEALALTPSDFNFAYQTISISKTWNYKTKSGGFQGTKNASSKRIVQLDWKTNMQFAQLLDDFPDEKLIFVRGRVFNSTVNNQLKRHCEKCGIPVISIHGLRHTHASLLLFAGVSIASVARRLGHANMSTTQQIYLHIIQELENQDNDKIMRYLSSI, encoded by the coding sequence ATGTTAAGCAATGAAGATGTGTTGTTTCATGAGTATTTTAGTGAATGGATTGATTTGTACAAAGTTGGTGCAGTTCGTGATGTTACTCTGGCAAAATACCGTATGTCGCTTCAGCATTTAAAGAACATTGCTCCGAATGTCAAGGTTTCAGAAATGGATAGACGAAAGTATCAAAAGATTTTAAACTTATACGCGTTAACACATGAGAAACAAACAACCACAGATTTTCATCATCAATTAAAAGGGGCAATTGTTGACGCTGTTGATGAGAGATTAATACAGGTTGATCCTACTAGAAAAGTAGTGATTAAAGGTAGAGCTCCCTCAAAGAAAAAAATAAAATTTGTTAGTCAGTTTGATTTACAAAAATTGATTAATCATTTGGATTTAACTGACGAAATTAATTTTGATTGGCTTATATTATTGATAGCTAAAACAGGATTACGTTTTTCAGAAGCACTTGCATTGACTCCTTCAGATTTTAATTTTGCCTATCAAACTATATCCATTTCTAAAACGTGGAACTATAAAACAAAGTCAGGTGGATTTCAAGGAACTAAAAATGCATCCTCAAAAAGAATTGTTCAATTGGACTGGAAAACAAATATGCAGTTTGCACAATTACTAGATGATTTTCCAGATGAAAAATTAATTTTTGTAAGAGGAAGAGTTTTTAATTCAACTGTTAATAATCAATTGAAAAGACATTGTGAAAAATGCGGTATACCTGTTATCTCTATTCATGGATTGAGGCACACTCATGCGTCTCTTCTACTTTTTGCTGGTGTTTCAATTGCCAGTGTAGCAAGACGATTAGGTCACGCTAATATGAGTACGACTCAACAAATTTATCTTCACATAATTCAAGAGTTAGAAAATCAAGATAATGATAAAATAATGCGGTATTTATCTAGTATATAA
- a CDS encoding type I restriction endonuclease subunit R: MDIQKNELEVEKRLIKVLGEGHNQWTYRPDLKSEADLWRNLRQKISQNNVAELDDVPLTDDEFERIKVELLSKTRTPFDAAKWLKGENGIARITIERDADLGVISLVLFTRDYTGGISSYEVVNQIATQNINETGHNRRFDVTLLINGLPIVQIELKQVSAKDGVFQAFNQIKKYAEEGMYRNNIFSTLQLFVVSNEKTTRYFANALPTNLHKKFMFSWRTKDNKKVDDVYEFVKQMLNIPDAHKLIADYTIVSEDQDNKVLMVLHPYQIHAIEELYTSAAKHQSGYIWHATGSGKTLTSFVSTKLLARKSGVDRTIMLIDRKDLDNQTTSEFTKFASEYNTGISSGVGKSNSLIVGTGSARELSQVLLSDTNSNTVIITTRQKLDSAIRYAEKIEAEKGTKRFEKLKGQHIVFVVDECHRAVSSEGMEEVKKYFPQSTWFGFTGTPIFEVNKKQAKGKLARTTDDQYGDCLHTYTIKNALEDEAVLGFQVEHDDTVDNETLYNSIFTQLLLENKYQKKSHDEINKIIDQMDGIEKETYMKPFEYETEEHIKEVIKKIFKPNDAYNKFDFKNGLPQKSAILTTNSIEMAKRYYYLIKEMTSQENWIEKVYGKNSLRMGRLIEDKDFPRIAITYSVQENEENASVIQKEMAEIIETYNDFYGTSWDIKEIERYNGDINNRLARKKGEFKQFGQHLDLVIVVDRLLTGFDAPTIQTLFVDRNMSYANLIQAFSRTNRTYPDKKKGMIVTFRYPHTMEKNVEEATLLYSHQQEQSGLIYPTYQESKKRFLETYQELTEMLENFPEGVDEHDTFDERVDYVQHFQTLNNAFEALVTYNEYNEEIIDYDQQGEPLETELGVQVNFIEEEYGNYETVKGSLIAGIPPISSKLSMIEFFDRNNSKVYNIDSAYINQLLGNYSANSQDIREEIEKALAKMNKTEQVKSVYRNILNKIDTGEVSADGDILILKRVFFTTERDRIIREFADEWCVSESELHTSGLQYEIGMSEVPNIKKITKSRDLEKYREKHPDVKPFKYNTLLKKAWIECLESTIIPFIDELK, from the coding sequence ATGGATATTCAAAAAAATGAACTAGAAGTTGAAAAAAGATTAATCAAAGTTTTAGGAGAAGGTCATAATCAGTGGACGTATCGTCCAGATTTAAAGAGTGAGGCTGACTTGTGGCGTAATCTTCGTCAAAAAATAAGTCAAAATAATGTGGCAGAGCTTGATGATGTCCCATTAACTGACGATGAATTTGAACGAATTAAAGTGGAGTTATTGAGTAAAACAAGGACTCCGTTTGATGCAGCGAAATGGTTAAAAGGAGAAAATGGAATTGCTCGTATTACGATTGAAAGAGATGCAGATTTAGGAGTCATTTCTCTCGTCTTATTTACACGTGATTATACTGGTGGCATTTCAAGTTATGAAGTGGTTAATCAAATTGCTACTCAAAATATTAACGAAACAGGACACAATCGTCGCTTTGATGTGACACTGTTGATTAATGGACTTCCGATTGTGCAAATTGAATTAAAGCAAGTTTCTGCTAAAGACGGTGTTTTTCAAGCGTTTAATCAAATTAAGAAATATGCAGAAGAAGGAATGTATAGAAATAATATCTTTTCAACTTTACAGCTATTTGTTGTTTCTAATGAAAAAACGACTCGCTATTTTGCTAATGCTCTTCCGACTAACCTACACAAAAAATTTATGTTTAGTTGGCGTACAAAGGATAATAAAAAAGTAGATGATGTTTATGAATTTGTTAAACAGATGTTAAATATTCCTGACGCACATAAATTAATTGCGGACTATACGATTGTGAGTGAAGATCAAGATAATAAAGTTTTGATGGTACTTCATCCATACCAAATACATGCGATTGAAGAACTATATACATCTGCAGCTAAACATCAATCGGGTTATATTTGGCATGCTACAGGAAGTGGTAAAACCCTAACAAGCTTTGTTTCTACTAAATTACTAGCAAGAAAATCAGGGGTTGATCGAACGATTATGTTGATTGACCGAAAAGATTTGGATAATCAAACAACCAGTGAGTTTACTAAATTTGCTTCTGAATATAATACAGGTATTTCTTCTGGTGTTGGAAAGAGTAACAGTTTGATTGTTGGTACAGGAAGTGCTAGAGAGCTTAGCCAAGTGTTGTTGTCTGATACAAACTCTAATACAGTTATTATTACGACACGTCAAAAATTAGATTCAGCTATTCGTTATGCTGAAAAGATTGAAGCTGAAAAGGGAACTAAGCGTTTTGAGAAGTTAAAAGGACAGCATATTGTTTTTGTTGTTGATGAATGCCATCGTGCTGTGAGTTCTGAAGGGATGGAAGAGGTTAAAAAGTATTTCCCTCAATCGACTTGGTTTGGCTTTACAGGAACTCCTATTTTTGAGGTAAACAAAAAACAAGCAAAAGGAAAACTAGCAAGAACAACAGATGATCAATACGGAGATTGTTTACATACTTATACAATCAAAAATGCTTTAGAAGATGAAGCTGTTCTTGGATTTCAAGTTGAACATGATGATACAGTGGATAATGAAACGTTATATAATTCAATTTTTACACAACTTCTATTAGAGAATAAATACCAGAAAAAAAGTCATGATGAGATAAATAAAATAATCGATCAAATGGATGGAATAGAAAAAGAAACATATATGAAGCCGTTTGAATACGAAACAGAAGAGCATATAAAAGAAGTAATCAAAAAGATTTTTAAACCTAATGATGCTTATAACAAGTTTGATTTTAAAAATGGCTTGCCACAGAAATCAGCCATTCTAACAACTAACTCAATTGAGATGGCTAAGAGATACTATTACTTAATTAAGGAAATGACTAGTCAAGAAAATTGGATAGAAAAGGTTTATGGCAAAAATTCTCTGAGAATGGGTAGACTGATTGAAGATAAGGATTTTCCTAGAATTGCGATTACTTATTCAGTACAAGAGAATGAGGAAAATGCGTCAGTCATTCAAAAAGAGATGGCTGAGATTATAGAAACCTATAATGATTTTTATGGAACATCGTGGGATATAAAAGAAATAGAAAGATACAATGGTGATATTAATAACCGTTTAGCAAGGAAAAAAGGTGAATTTAAACAATTTGGACAGCATTTAGATTTAGTAATTGTTGTTGATAGATTGCTAACAGGATTTGACGCTCCAACTATTCAAACGTTATTTGTCGATCGAAATATGAGCTATGCTAATCTAATTCAAGCTTTTTCAAGAACAAATCGTACTTATCCAGATAAGAAAAAAGGGATGATTGTTACTTTCAGATACCCGCATACAATGGAAAAAAATGTTGAAGAGGCGACACTCTTATATTCACATCAACAAGAACAGTCAGGACTGATTTATCCAACTTATCAAGAATCAAAGAAGCGATTTTTAGAAACCTATCAAGAGTTGACTGAGATGCTGGAAAACTTTCCTGAGGGTGTTGATGAACATGATACATTTGATGAGCGAGTAGATTATGTTCAACATTTTCAAACATTAAATAATGCTTTCGAAGCTTTAGTAACTTACAACGAATACAATGAAGAGATTATTGACTATGATCAGCAAGGTGAACCATTGGAAACCGAATTAGGTGTTCAAGTTAATTTTATTGAAGAAGAGTATGGAAATTATGAAACTGTTAAAGGGTCATTAATTGCAGGAATTCCACCTATTTCATCAAAACTATCAATGATTGAGTTTTTTGATCGTAATAATTCAAAAGTTTACAATATTGACTCTGCTTATATCAATCAATTATTAGGTAATTATTCAGCCAACAGCCAAGATATTCGAGAAGAAATTGAAAAAGCTCTAGCTAAAATGAATAAAACAGAACAAGTTAAATCTGTTTATAGAAATATACTAAATAAGATAGATACTGGTGAAGTAAGTGCTGATGGAGATATATTAATTTTGAAGCGAGTCTTTTTTACAACAGAACGAGATCGTATCATTCGTGAATTTGCAGATGAGTGGTGTGTTTCTGAAAGTGAACTCCATACATCTGGTTTACAGTACGAAATAGGAATGTCTGAAGTACCGAATATTAAAAAAATAACTAAAAGTCGAGACTTAGAAAAGTATAGAGAAAAGCATCCTGATGTTAAACCATTTAAATATAATACACTGCTCAAAAAAGCATGGATTGAGTGTTTAGAATCTACTATAATTCCGTTTATCGATGAATTGAAGTAG
- a CDS encoding serine hydrolase domain-containing protein has product MNKKILLTIISIPFFFIFSTTTYAINQNQSVAIQNLLDEACKKSNTPGISVAIVSEKETSFFSSGYSNLDKKIPADEQTIFELASVSKAFTALGILKLEKQGLLSRTDKIQDYLPWLAFNYRGKSVDMNQLTINNFLNHTSGLTNRKHSATIPEGNSPDMLEKTVKNIKQADLAFLPGESHEYGTINYDILGLLIEVVSGKNYEEFMTSEIFQPLNLKNTYVTSNEIKNSESLSLGYRSFFFHPLYYEAPEFRGNTPAGYLLSNSKDLARWMSIQLNQTTDIPN; this is encoded by the coding sequence TTGAATAAAAAAATTCTTTTAACCATTATATCTATCCCATTCTTTTTTATTTTTTCAACTACTACATACGCTATCAACCAAAATCAATCCGTTGCCATCCAAAACCTATTAGATGAAGCTTGCAAAAAATCTAATACTCCTGGCATTTCAGTTGCTATTGTCTCTGAAAAAGAAACTAGCTTTTTTTCATCTGGATACAGTAATCTTGATAAAAAAATTCCTGCTGATGAACAGACTATCTTTGAACTTGCTTCTGTTAGTAAAGCTTTCACTGCTTTAGGTATTTTAAAACTAGAAAAACAGGGCCTACTATCAAGAACAGATAAGATACAAGATTATTTACCTTGGCTTGCCTTTAACTATCGGGGGAAATCAGTGGATATGAACCAACTAACTATTAATAACTTTTTAAATCATACAAGCGGGTTAACTAATCGCAAACACTCAGCTACTATCCCGGAAGGAAATTCTCCTGATATGCTTGAAAAAACAGTAAAAAATATCAAGCAGGCAGATCTAGCTTTTCTGCCAGGAGAGTCTCATGAATATGGAACAATCAATTACGATATTTTAGGTTTACTAATTGAAGTTGTCTCGGGAAAAAATTACGAAGAGTTTATGACTTCTGAAATTTTTCAGCCTCTTAATCTTAAAAATACTTACGTCACAAGTAACGAGATAAAAAATTCAGAGTCTCTTTCTCTTGGTTATCGTTCCTTTTTCTTTCATCCTTTATATTATGAAGCTCCTGAGTTTAGAGGAAACACACCTGCTGGTTATCTTTTGTCTAACTCAAAAGATTTAGCAAGATGGATGAGTATTCAGTTAAATCAAACAACAGATATTCCCAATTAA
- a CDS encoding type I restriction-modification system subunit M: protein MGAELNQKLFSAADNLRSKMDASEYKNYLLGLIFYKYLSDKLLVEVVEQAGESLDDYPTAKEQTEIYTELLADEDTREDLLDTLSSTLNYVIYPDFLFNVLANQAKENTFQLNHLRKAFTNLSNNYDQFIGLFDDVDLSSRKLGNDEQQQNITISEVLKKLDEVDVLGHEGDVIGDAYEFLIGQFASEAGKKAGEFYTPAEVSIMMARIAAIGQEDKTLFSVYDPTMGSGSLMLNIRHYINQPDNVKYHGQELNTTTYNLAKMNLILHGVEKEDMNLRNGDTLNKDWPMDEPYTFDSVVMNPPYSAKWSADNTFLDDSRFNRYGKLAPKSKADFAFLLHGFYHLKETGTMAIVLPHGVLFRGAAEGTIRKKLLEDGSIDAVIGMPANLFYGTSIPTTVIILKKNKTTRDVLFIDASQEFVKGKNQNKLSPENIDKIVDTYKNRETMEKYSFVASFDAIKENDYNLNIPRYVDTFEEEEPVDMALIGKEIKEIRAEKKAINQDIYQMIQSLTYSEEDADWIQGALEVFRDE, encoded by the coding sequence GTGGGAGCAGAATTAAATCAAAAATTATTTAGTGCAGCAGATAATTTAAGAAGTAAAATGGATGCATCTGAATACAAAAATTATTTGTTAGGGTTGATTTTTTATAAATATCTTTCAGATAAATTGTTAGTTGAAGTGGTTGAGCAAGCTGGTGAATCATTAGATGATTACCCAACAGCAAAAGAACAAACCGAAATTTATACTGAACTTTTAGCAGATGAAGATACTAGAGAGGATTTATTGGATACGTTGTCAAGTACATTAAACTATGTCATCTATCCAGATTTTTTATTTAATGTACTAGCTAATCAAGCGAAAGAAAACACGTTTCAGTTAAATCATTTAAGAAAAGCATTTACTAATCTTTCTAATAATTATGATCAATTTATTGGATTATTTGATGATGTGGATTTATCGTCTAGAAAATTGGGTAATGATGAACAACAACAAAATATTACCATTAGTGAAGTACTAAAAAAATTAGATGAAGTTGATGTATTAGGCCATGAGGGTGATGTCATTGGGGACGCGTACGAATTCTTGATTGGTCAATTTGCTTCGGAAGCAGGGAAAAAAGCTGGAGAATTTTATACACCAGCTGAAGTCTCTATCATGATGGCAAGAATTGCTGCAATTGGTCAAGAAGATAAAACGTTATTTAGTGTGTATGATCCGACAATGGGATCGGGTTCGTTAATGTTAAATATTCGTCACTACATCAATCAGCCTGATAATGTGAAATATCATGGACAAGAATTAAATACTACTACTTACAATTTGGCTAAGATGAATTTGATTCTGCATGGGGTAGAAAAAGAAGATATGAACTTGCGAAATGGAGATACGTTGAACAAAGATTGGCCAATGGATGAACCTTATACATTTGACTCAGTTGTAATGAATCCACCATATTCAGCTAAATGGTCAGCAGATAATACCTTTTTAGATGATTCAAGATTTAATCGTTATGGAAAATTAGCGCCGAAATCAAAAGCTGACTTTGCCTTTTTACTCCACGGATTTTATCATTTAAAAGAAACTGGAACAATGGCAATAGTTCTTCCTCATGGTGTGCTATTTAGAGGGGCAGCAGAAGGAACTATTCGAAAAAAATTATTAGAAGATGGAAGTATTGATGCGGTTATCGGTATGCCTGCTAACTTGTTTTATGGGACATCTATTCCAACAACAGTTATTATTTTGAAAAAAAATAAAACAACTCGTGATGTTTTATTTATTGATGCAAGTCAAGAATTTGTAAAAGGTAAAAATCAGAATAAACTATCACCTGAAAATATTGATAAAATAGTAGATACTTATAAAAATCGTGAAACAATGGAAAAATATTCCTTTGTAGCAAGTTTTGATGCTATTAAAGAAAATGATTATAACTTAAATATACCTCGCTATGTTGATACGTTTGAAGAAGAAGAACCAGTAGATATGGCGTTAATTGGTAAAGAAATAAAAGAAATTAGAGCAGAGAAAAAAGCTATCAATCAAGACATTTATCAAATGATTCAATCGTTAACTTATAGTGAAGAAGATGCTGATTGGATTCAAGGGGCATTAGAGGTGTTTAGAGATGAATAA
- a CDS encoding restriction endonuclease subunit S, with translation MNNRKIPSLRFEGFSDDWEQRNIKEISKVFIGLVTSMTENYREKGTLLIRNSDIKPGRFEFSANPIHLDEEFAEKNATRRLELGDIVTVHTGDIGTSAVIGKREVGSIGFATINTRPNKKILDSDYLGTYFNTSIHKNWAVKMSTGDGRSNYNLYDFNRLEIPIPDLKEQFQIGSFFKQFDNVITLQEKNLDLLKKQKKGFLQKMFPKDDEKVPELRFEKFDDDWEQRKLGNIGKFNPKSELPEKFEYVDLESVVGTELVSHRTENKESAPSRAQRLAEKGDLFYQTVRPYQKNNYLYNLPYDNYVFSTGYAQIRPESNGFFLLTLLQEEKFVNRVLVRSTGTSYPAINSKDLEKILITIPTEKEEQTKIGNFFKQLDKTITLQEQQLEKLKEMKKGFLQKMFV, from the coding sequence ATGAATAATCGTAAAATACCTAGCTTGAGATTTGAAGGATTCAGTGATGATTGGGAACAGCGTAACATTAAAGAAATTTCGAAAGTTTTTATAGGATTAGTAACTTCTATGACAGAGAATTATCGTGAGAAAGGAACTTTACTAATAAGAAATTCTGATATAAAACCTGGTCGATTTGAATTTTCAGCAAATCCAATTCATTTGGATGAGGAGTTTGCTGAAAAGAATGCCACTCGACGATTAGAGTTAGGAGATATTGTTACAGTGCATACTGGAGATATAGGTACTTCAGCAGTTATTGGGAAAAGAGAGGTAGGTTCAATAGGATTTGCTACAATTAATACTCGACCGAATAAAAAAATATTGGACTCTGACTATCTAGGAACATATTTTAATACGAGTATTCATAAGAATTGGGCTGTTAAAATGTCAACAGGTGATGGTAGAAGTAATTACAATTTGTATGACTTTAATAGACTGGAGATACCTATACCTGATCTTAAAGAACAATTTCAAATAGGTTCTTTTTTCAAACAGTTTGATAACGTTATTACTCTCCAAGAGAAGAACTTAGATTTACTAAAAAAACAAAAAAAAGGTTTTTTACAGAAAATGTTTCCGAAAGATGATGAAAAAGTTCCAGAACTTAGATTTGAAAAATTTGATGATGATTGGGAACAGCGTAAGTTGGGAAATATTGGGAAATTCAATCCAAAATCAGAATTACCAGAGAAGTTCGAATACGTTGATTTAGAATCTGTAGTAGGTACTGAATTAGTAAGCCATCGAACTGAAAATAAAGAATCAGCCCCTTCTAGAGCGCAGCGCTTAGCTGAAAAAGGAGATTTATTTTACCAAACTGTTAGACCATATCAGAAAAACAACTATTTATATAATTTACCTTATGATAATTATGTTTTTTCAACAGGATATGCTCAAATAAGGCCTGAAAGTAATGGCTTTTTCCTATTAACATTACTTCAAGAAGAAAAATTTGTTAACCGAGTTTTAGTAAGATCAACTGGAACTAGCTATCCGGCAATAAATTCTAAAGACCTTGAAAAAATATTGATCACTATTCCTACTGAAAAAGAAGAACAAACCAAAATTGGTAATTTTTTCAAACAACTTGATAAGACTATTACTCTTCAAGAGCAACAGTTAGAAAAATTAAAAGAAATGAAAAAGGGGTTTCTGCAAAAGATGTTTGTATAA
- a CDS encoding M20 family metallopeptidase, which produces MKTFIQETHKKQALASLERLIKVPSYLQDATENAPFGQDILDSLKECLDLFKEEGFSTFIDPEGYYGYAEIGEGKETFGILCHLDVVPAGDVSLWDTPPFEATVKDNVIYGRGVQDDKGPTIAALYAVKSLLDAGVVLNKKIRFIFGTDEENLWRCMDQYHKKEKGIDMGIAPDANFPVIYAEKGLLQSYLTGKGTSDFTFEGGSALNVVADTATYTGDKASEVAESLKALNYDFSQDGNKISVKGKAIHSKDAPEGINANTRLAEAMLPHYNHPALELLGGVIKDDANGVSLLGEVKDEASGALTFNAATVSITPELSKIGLDIRIPVTVDKEKLANDLAKKSTEFNLVYEEFDFLDSLYVPVDSELVTTLLGAYRDMTGDMREPMISGGATFARTMDNCVAFGAMFEKTKDTMHQANEAWPLDEMEQTMAIYAEAIYRLCSDN; this is translated from the coding sequence ATGAAAACATTTATTCAAGAAACACACAAAAAACAAGCATTGGCTTCTTTAGAAAGACTTATCAAAGTTCCTTCTTATTTGCAAGATGCGACAGAGAATGCTCCTTTTGGTCAGGATATTCTTGATTCCTTAAAGGAATGCCTTGATTTATTTAAAGAAGAAGGTTTTTCAACTTTCATCGATCCTGAAGGGTATTATGGTTACGCTGAAATCGGCGAAGGCAAGGAAACATTTGGTATTTTATGCCATTTAGACGTTGTTCCTGCTGGAGACGTGTCATTGTGGGATACTCCTCCGTTTGAAGCAACAGTTAAAGACAATGTTATATACGGTCGTGGTGTTCAAGATGATAAGGGTCCAACAATTGCAGCTCTTTATGCTGTTAAATCTTTACTAGATGCTGGCGTTGTCTTAAACAAAAAAATTCGTTTTATTTTCGGAACAGACGAAGAAAACTTATGGCGTTGTATGGATCAATACCATAAAAAAGAAAAAGGCATTGATATGGGAATTGCGCCTGATGCTAATTTCCCAGTTATTTATGCTGAAAAGGGCCTTCTACAATCTTACTTAACTGGAAAAGGAACTTCTGATTTCACCTTTGAAGGTGGTTCTGCATTAAATGTCGTTGCAGATACTGCTACTTACACTGGCGATAAAGCATCTGAAGTTGCTGAAAGCCTAAAAGCTTTAAACTATGATTTTTCTCAAGATGGAAATAAAATTAGTGTTAAAGGAAAAGCTATTCATTCAAAAGATGCTCCTGAAGGAATAAATGCTAATACTCGCTTAGCAGAAGCTATGTTACCTCACTATAATCATCCAGCTTTAGAACTTTTAGGTGGCGTTATTAAAGATGATGCAAATGGCGTTAGTCTTTTAGGAGAAGTTAAAGATGAAGCTTCAGGCGCTTTAACATTTAATGCAGCTACTGTCAGTATCACTCCTGAATTGTCAAAAATTGGTCTTGATATCAGAATTCCTGTAACAGTAGACAAAGAAAAACTAGCTAACGATTTAGCTAAAAAATCAACTGAATTTAATTTAGTTTACGAAGAATTCGATTTCCTTGATTCGTTATATGTTCCTGTAGACTCTGAACTTGTGACAACACTTTTAGGCGCTTATCGTGATATGACTGGGGATATGCGTGAACCTATGATTTCTGGTGGAGCAACATTTGCTAGAACAATGGATAATTGTGTTGCTTTTGGTGCTATGTTTGAAAAAACTAAAGACACCATGCATCAAGCAAACGAAGCTTGGCCTCTTGACGAGATGGAACAAACAATGGCTATCTACGCAGAAGCTATTTACCGTTTGTGTAGTGATAATTAA